From Pandoraea norimbergensis, the proteins below share one genomic window:
- a CDS encoding nucleotidyltransferase family protein: MTRPSTPPVAILLAGGLGTRFDAAGRRNKLLAPLPGDPLNRPVALASAHALLAVLPRVIAVVRPDSAELENVLLQAGCEVVMSHATKRGMGATLAAGIQSCVDEAPPPGLEHLDGWLVALADMPYLTPHTIRAIADGLTSPEAIVAPSYQGQRGHPVAFGSAYTSRLVALEGDTGARELLISEHITIVDVDDAGIVRDIDTPDDLR, from the coding sequence ATGACCCGACCTTCGACGCCGCCCGTGGCCATTCTACTGGCAGGCGGACTCGGTACCCGCTTCGATGCGGCTGGGCGCCGGAACAAGCTGCTCGCGCCGCTGCCCGGCGATCCCCTGAACCGACCCGTTGCCCTCGCCAGCGCCCACGCGCTGCTGGCGGTATTGCCGCGCGTGATCGCGGTGGTGCGACCGGATTCGGCTGAGTTGGAGAACGTGCTGTTGCAGGCGGGTTGTGAAGTCGTCATGAGCCACGCGACCAAGCGCGGCATGGGCGCGACGCTCGCCGCCGGCATTCAGTCCTGCGTGGACGAAGCGCCGCCCCCCGGGCTCGAACATCTCGACGGCTGGCTGGTTGCGCTGGCCGACATGCCGTACCTCACCCCCCATACGATTCGCGCCATTGCCGACGGGCTCACTTCGCCCGAGGCCATTGTCGCGCCGAGTTATCAGGGACAGCGCGGCCATCCGGTCGCCTTCGGTTCCGCTTACACCTCCCGCCTGGTCGCCCTCGAAGGCGATACCGGCGCGCGCGAGTTGTTGATTAGCGAGCACATTACGATCGTCGATGTCGACGACGCCGGAATCGTGCGCGACATCGACACCCCAGACGACCTTCGCTAG
- a CDS encoding YqaA family protein produces the protein MESFISWLLGALALPGVGLPAVFLIAFLSATLLPMGSEPALFGYVALNPHMFWPAIVIASIGNTAGGMVDWWMGFAARRGYVRIKARRRAHARAAAVAGGGSVNVEGIADTGAAKQGGTKAPMNERYHRWMRRFGPPLLLLSWLPVVGDPLCTLAGWLRLSWRECLVYIAIGKTLRYLFITYLMLKVPESFWQGIFAPFKHLLIG, from the coding sequence ATGGAGTCGTTCATTTCCTGGCTGCTGGGCGCGCTAGCGCTGCCCGGTGTCGGCCTGCCAGCCGTCTTCCTCATCGCGTTTTTGTCGGCGACGCTGCTGCCGATGGGCTCGGAGCCTGCGCTGTTCGGCTACGTGGCGCTCAATCCGCATATGTTCTGGCCCGCGATCGTGATCGCGAGCATCGGCAACACCGCCGGTGGCATGGTCGATTGGTGGATGGGGTTCGCCGCGCGGCGCGGCTATGTGCGGATCAAGGCGCGCCGGCGGGCGCATGCGCGTGCTGCGGCTGTGGCCGGTGGGGGATCGGTGAACGTCGAGGGGATTGCCGACACAGGCGCTGCCAAGCAGGGTGGCACCAAAGCGCCGATGAACGAGCGATATCACCGCTGGATGCGCCGCTTCGGACCGCCCCTGCTTCTGCTCTCGTGGCTGCCCGTGGTCGGTGACCCGCTTTGCACCCTCGCCGGATGGCTCCGTCTTTCATGGCGCGAATGCCTCGTCTACATCGCCATCGGCAAGACGCTGCGCTATCTCTTCATCACTTACCTGATGCTCAAGGTGCCCGAGTCGTTCTGGCAAGGTATCTTCGCGCCGTTCAAACATCTGCTGATTGGTTGA
- a CDS encoding xanthine dehydrogenase family protein molybdopterin-binding subunit, which translates to MLEMSWPGAVRVAHAEGPAATPVVPSAFVRIAPDDTVTIQVNRLDFGQGVQTALPMLVAEELDCDWSKVRSELAPAADVYKDPLFGIQMTGGSGSVAHSWLQYRRIGASARAMLIAAAAQQWKVPAAQLRTENGVVLGPNGQRATFGSLAAKAQALPVPTDVKLKDPSAFRLLGKPTGRLDARAKSTGTPMYGMDFKLPNLKVALVARPPVFGAKVKTFDAKAARAVKGVRDVLEIPDDRGGTAVAVIADGYWQAKTGRDALNATWDTSGVEHVDTTSQLAKYKELAKTPGVVAIDTDVSKLKGAPKTLVAEYSFPYLAHAPMEPLNCTVQLSDKGAEVWTGTQFQTVDQAAIAATLGLKPEQVKLHTLMAGGGFGRRAVPTSDYGVEAAQVAKAWRTAGHREPVKVIWSREDDIHGGYYRPMYVHRAEIGLDAKGNVLAWNHTIVGQSILQGTPFEKMMVKNGVDSTSVEGVAGTPYAVPLRLSLHSPKANVPVLWWRSVGNTHTAFVMETLIDELAKNAGQDPVDYRYALIGDKHPRHRAALALAVERSGYGKTKLPAGQAWGVAVHESFDSVVAYVVVAEVKNGSPRLVSATAAVHCNFAVNPLTVAAQVEGAALMGLGTTLTGAAITLKDGEVEQSNFHQYTVARLTDMPAISVHIVSSGDAPTGMGEPGLPPLAPAYANAVFALTGKRLRALPFDLTTA; encoded by the coding sequence ATGCTTGAAATGTCGTGGCCGGGCGCGGTACGCGTGGCCCATGCCGAAGGCCCGGCGGCCACGCCCGTCGTGCCGTCCGCGTTCGTGCGCATTGCGCCGGACGACACCGTCACCATTCAGGTCAACCGCCTCGACTTCGGTCAGGGCGTGCAAACCGCCTTGCCCATGCTCGTCGCCGAAGAGCTCGATTGCGACTGGTCGAAGGTGCGCAGCGAGTTGGCCCCGGCGGCCGACGTCTATAAAGACCCGTTGTTCGGCATCCAGATGACGGGTGGCTCCGGCTCTGTCGCGCACTCGTGGCTGCAATACCGGCGCATCGGCGCGTCGGCACGCGCCATGCTAATCGCCGCCGCCGCGCAGCAGTGGAAAGTGCCGGCCGCGCAATTGCGCACCGAAAATGGCGTGGTCCTCGGCCCCAACGGCCAGCGCGCCACCTTCGGCAGTCTGGCCGCCAAGGCGCAGGCCTTGCCGGTGCCGACTGACGTCAAGCTCAAGGACCCGTCGGCCTTCCGCCTGCTCGGCAAACCGACCGGACGGCTCGACGCGCGTGCCAAATCGACCGGCACGCCGATGTACGGCATGGATTTCAAGTTGCCGAACCTGAAGGTCGCTCTCGTCGCCCGCCCGCCGGTCTTCGGCGCGAAGGTGAAGACATTCGATGCGAAAGCCGCACGCGCCGTCAAAGGCGTGCGCGACGTGCTTGAAATCCCCGACGACCGGGGCGGCACCGCAGTGGCGGTCATCGCCGACGGCTACTGGCAAGCCAAAACCGGCCGCGACGCCCTGAATGCGACGTGGGACACCAGCGGCGTCGAACATGTCGACACGACCTCGCAGCTTGCCAAGTACAAAGAACTGGCCAAGACCCCGGGCGTTGTAGCGATCGACACCGATGTCTCGAAGCTCAAGGGCGCACCGAAGACACTCGTCGCCGAGTACAGCTTCCCCTACCTCGCCCATGCACCGATGGAGCCGCTGAACTGCACCGTGCAGCTCAGCGACAAGGGCGCGGAAGTCTGGACAGGCACGCAATTCCAGACCGTCGATCAGGCGGCCATTGCGGCCACGCTCGGCCTCAAGCCCGAGCAGGTCAAGCTGCACACCCTGATGGCGGGCGGTGGTTTCGGACGACGTGCAGTGCCGACTTCCGACTATGGCGTCGAAGCGGCGCAGGTCGCCAAAGCGTGGCGAACCGCGGGTCATCGCGAACCGGTCAAAGTGATCTGGAGCCGCGAAGACGACATCCATGGCGGCTACTACCGCCCGATGTATGTGCACCGCGCCGAGATCGGTCTGGATGCGAAGGGCAACGTGCTGGCGTGGAATCACACCATCGTGGGGCAGTCGATCCTGCAAGGCACGCCGTTCGAAAAGATGATGGTGAAGAACGGCGTCGACAGCACCAGTGTGGAGGGTGTCGCGGGCACGCCGTACGCGGTGCCGCTGCGCCTGTCGCTGCATAGCCCGAAGGCCAACGTGCCGGTGCTGTGGTGGCGCTCGGTCGGCAACACCCACACGGCGTTCGTGATGGAGACGTTGATCGACGAGCTAGCGAAGAACGCGGGACAAGATCCGGTCGACTATCGTTACGCGTTGATTGGCGACAAGCATCCGCGTCACCGTGCGGCACTGGCGTTGGCGGTGGAACGTTCGGGCTACGGCAAGACCAAGCTACCCGCGGGTCAGGCGTGGGGCGTGGCCGTGCACGAGTCCTTCGACTCGGTCGTCGCGTACGTCGTGGTGGCCGAGGTGAAGAACGGGTCGCCGCGTCTGGTGAGTGCGACGGCGGCGGTGCATTGCAATTTTGCGGTCAATCCGCTGACGGTCGCGGCGCAGGTGGAAGGCGCGGCCCTCATGGGCTTGGGCACGACGTTGACGGGTGCCGCGATCACCCTGAAAGACGGTGAAGTCGAGCAGAGCAATTTCCACCAGTACACGGTGGCGCGCCTGACCGACATGCCTGCGATCAGCGTGCACATCGTAAGCTCAGGCGATGCGCCGACGGGCATGGGTGAACCGGGTTTGCCGCCGCTGGCCCCGGCATATGCCAATGCTGTCTTCGCACTGACCGGCAAACGTCTGCGCGCATTGCCGTTCGATCTGACGACGGCATAA
- a CDS encoding (2Fe-2S)-binding protein: MVSFQLNGRPVQVDVDPATPLLWTLRDALSMTGTKFGCGMALCGACTVHLDGAPIRSCITPISAVAGKKVTTIEAVGTDPVGKAVQDAWVKHDVPQCGYCQSGQIMSAAALLRENKQPNDDQIDAAMAGNICRCGTYARIRAAIKDAAASLA, from the coding sequence ATGGTCTCGTTTCAACTGAACGGCCGTCCCGTGCAGGTCGATGTCGATCCTGCCACTCCCCTGTTATGGACCCTGCGCGATGCGCTCTCGATGACCGGCACCAAGTTCGGATGCGGTATGGCGCTATGCGGCGCCTGCACCGTGCATCTCGACGGCGCCCCGATTCGCAGTTGCATTACGCCCATCTCCGCTGTGGCCGGTAAAAAGGTCACGACCATCGAAGCCGTCGGCACGGACCCCGTCGGCAAAGCGGTGCAAGACGCCTGGGTCAAGCACGACGTGCCCCAGTGCGGCTACTGCCAGAGCGGCCAGATCATGTCCGCCGCGGCACTCCTGCGCGAGAACAAGCAGCCCAACGACGACCAGATCGACGCCGCCATGGCCGGCAACATCTGTCGCTGTGGCACCTATGCGCGCATCCGCGCCGCCATCAAGGACGCAGCCGCGTCGTTGGCCTGA